The nucleotide sequence CTTCTTCTTGCCGCCACCGCGGGCACAGCGCCGCCCGTGTCGCCTCGGTTTGCTGCTGGAAGCGAGCGCCATGGTCGCCCGCACGGCCAGCTCGGCCATGTCGCCGGTCGACAGCGGCCTCTCGAGCATGGCCGCCGGGAGCACGAAGTATATCTGCCCCGGCCGGAGCACCTCGCCGGGATCCAGCGCCGGTGGGCGCTCGTTGAAGTAGAGTGCGTCGGAGTTGCACACGAAGAACGATGACGACACCGCGTCGCTGCTCCGGCCGAGAACGTCCGCGATGCTAGAGGGAGAGAAGGCCGGGAGCTCCTTCAGCGATCCGTCTGCGGCGATGACCCTGGCCGGCGCTGGCGAGGACGGCATGTGTGCCTGCCGCGACAGGCTGCCGTGGTGGACGCAAGAAAGCTTCAA is from Miscanthus floridulus cultivar M001 chromosome 7, ASM1932011v1, whole genome shotgun sequence and encodes:
- the LOC136462942 gene encoding uncharacterized protein; this translates as MGLKLSCVHHGSLSRQAHMPSSPAPARVIAADGSLKELPAFSPSSIADVLGRSSDAVSSSFFVCNSDALYFNERPPALDPGEVLRPGQIYFVLPAAMLERPLSTGDMAELAVRATMALASSSKPRRHGRRCARGGGKKKAVRVMPVREEMEDGSEVDVFFNEKLNQQTLGEFGMLLSPAKDKKLAAATATSRLKRALSIIQEDAE